A window from Leptospira meyeri encodes these proteins:
- the pgsW gene encoding poly-gamma-glutamate system protein translates to MTKIYWSPWKHSRIALFLLAILGILGLLLIETCKVKKEQSYFKKKLHAAKLAERGFQILKPELLKHKKPDYKELDPTNSGLIGEFLTPVTSNSGSLSAKQTSINPNFAAVMVQFLKKAKLEEGDTVAVAVSGSFPALNICLFAALDTLKLRPIIISSASASQFGANHPQMLWLDMEKELVTSGIFSFRSSYSSLGGIQDKAMGISKEGKEYLHRALQRNQVKLLDPIHFDDSIEKRMKLYDELSQNKPIKLFINVGGGTTILGTSLGKQVFKNGLITNLPEEIHIPNSVIKSFLEREIPVINFIQIESLARKFGLPQTPKKIPKPGEGRVFYSEEYSPLLYVSVFLFLLVGLYGVTRLGWGENEEDRHLPKSLRAR, encoded by the coding sequence ATGACTAAAATTTATTGGTCTCCATGGAAACATTCCCGCATTGCTCTTTTTCTACTGGCAATACTTGGAATTTTGGGACTTCTTTTAATCGAAACTTGCAAAGTAAAAAAAGAACAATCTTATTTCAAAAAGAAACTCCATGCGGCAAAACTTGCAGAACGTGGATTTCAAATTTTAAAACCAGAACTTCTTAAACATAAAAAACCTGATTACAAAGAATTAGATCCAACCAATTCGGGATTGATTGGGGAATTTCTTACACCAGTTACAAGTAACAGTGGATCATTATCTGCAAAACAAACGTCGATCAATCCAAACTTTGCAGCAGTAATGGTTCAATTTCTAAAAAAAGCAAAATTAGAAGAAGGTGATACTGTCGCGGTTGCGGTTTCAGGATCTTTTCCAGCACTGAACATCTGTTTGTTTGCAGCACTTGATACATTAAAACTAAGACCAATTATTATATCGAGTGCTTCTGCATCTCAATTCGGTGCAAACCACCCGCAAATGCTTTGGTTAGATATGGAAAAAGAACTTGTTACATCAGGAATTTTTTCCTTTCGTTCCAGTTATTCATCGCTAGGCGGTATCCAAGACAAAGCCATGGGAATATCAAAAGAAGGAAAAGAGTATTTACACCGTGCGTTGCAAAGAAACCAAGTAAAATTATTAGATCCTATTCATTTTGATGATTCTATTGAGAAAAGAATGAAATTGTATGATGAGTTATCTCAAAATAAACCAATCAAACTATTCATTAATGTTGGTGGGGGTACAACCATACTCGGAACAAGTCTTGGAAAACAAGTTTTCAAAAATGGTTTGATTACAAATTTACCGGAAGAAATCCACATCCCGAACTCCGTAATCAAGTCCTTTTTAGAAAGGGAAATTCCAGTAATCAATTTCATTCAAATTGAATCGCTCGCGCGGAAATTTGGTCTTCCCCAAACCCCCAAAAAAATCCCAAAACCTGGAGAAGGTAGGGTTTTTTATTCAGAAGAATATAGTCCCTTACTTTATGTTTCCGTTTTCCTTTTTCTCCTAGTAGGATTGTATGGTGTAACGAGGCTCGGCTGGGGTGAAAATGAAGAAGATCGGCACCTTCCCAAATCCCTACGTGCCCGCTGA
- a CDS encoding chemotaxis protein CheW — translation MAKETSSANQFIHEQYIIFNLGDEEYAIPITIVEEIVKITNLIRVPQSKSFFAGIMDIRGKVVRMIDLAKRLNIKNTTDSAADRAIVINVSGKSIGVIVDKVSHVVHFPANQVDPPPPSVKGISSRYITGVGKKDNRFIILIDIEKILTVEEITELATV, via the coding sequence ATGGCAAAAGAAACATCATCGGCAAACCAATTCATTCATGAGCAGTACATTATATTCAATTTGGGCGATGAAGAATATGCAATTCCCATCACCATTGTCGAAGAAATTGTCAAAATCACCAACCTAATCCGTGTTCCACAGTCTAAAAGTTTCTTCGCAGGAATTATGGACATTCGTGGCAAAGTGGTTCGGATGATTGATCTAGCAAAACGCCTCAATATAAAAAATACCACGGATAGTGCAGCCGACCGAGCCATTGTCATCAATGTTTCTGGAAAGTCCATTGGTGTGATTGTAGACAAGGTTTCTCATGTGGTTCATTTTCCAGCAAACCAAGTGGACCCACCTCCACCTTCGGTCAAAGGAATTTCTTCAAGATACATCACAGGGGTGGGCAAAAAAGACAATCGGTTCATCATCCTCATTGATATCGAAAAAATCTTAACCGTGGAAGAGATAACTGAGCTTGCAACTGTTTGA
- the pgsC gene encoding poly-gamma-glutamate biosynthesis protein PgsC yields the protein MNEILPLSIGLSLVVSLIFSELFGILGTGLVVPGYLAISLNHPKNIVLTFLIALLSYICVEILSNFLLIFGKRKIVFILLFGYFFGYLLNYQILPDIDIGYLSEVRGIGFIIPGLIAVWYERQGVLETTSVLILASIFVKILLIFLLGTELETL from the coding sequence ATGAATGAAATTCTTCCTCTTTCCATCGGACTCAGTCTTGTTGTTAGTTTAATATTTTCCGAATTGTTTGGGATTCTTGGAACGGGTCTTGTTGTTCCCGGTTATTTAGCAATTTCGCTAAATCATCCAAAAAATATTGTTCTTACGTTTTTGATAGCGCTTCTATCATATATATGTGTTGAAATACTATCTAACTTTTTATTAATTTTTGGCAAAAGAAAGATCGTTTTTATACTGTTATTTGGTTATTTTTTCGGTTACCTTTTGAATTATCAAATCTTACCTGATATTGATATTGGATATCTCTCCGAAGTAAGGGGAATTGGATTTATCATTCCTGGATTAATTGCAGTCTGGTATGAAAGACAAGGTGTTTTAGAAACAACTTCCGTTCTAATACTTGCTTCCATATTTGTAAAAATCCTCCTTATTTTTCTTTTAGGCACAGAGTTAGAAACATTATGA
- a CDS encoding LIC_12238 family plasminogen-binding lipoprotein: MRQNSVPNAIIRIFSKRIFAFLPILFTITLIQCGVPKGEFGWTTTKMEEMDILEKHIQTITDYKMMRDDLIFSPTDTIHFVYQFSRNPGLETDFYISLNRYELDYVEIDIKKKRVEPDSLAIRDEFSLLRTGDYLIKIVCEGDTVDEVKFRILPDEGYTQENLEQELAGDQTDEIIKYSR; the protein is encoded by the coding sequence ATGAGACAGAATTCGGTCCCCAATGCCATCATTCGGATTTTTTCCAAACGCATTTTTGCCTTCCTACCTATCCTCTTTACAATCACCCTCATCCAATGCGGTGTTCCCAAAGGTGAATTCGGATGGACAACAACGAAAATGGAAGAAATGGATATTTTGGAAAAACACATCCAAACCATTACCGATTATAAAATGATGAGAGATGATCTAATATTCTCTCCGACCGATACAATTCATTTTGTTTACCAATTCTCAAGAAATCCAGGTTTAGAAACAGATTTTTACATCTCACTCAATCGCTATGAACTAGATTACGTAGAAATTGATATCAAAAAGAAAAGGGTAGAACCTGATTCCTTGGCGATAAGAGATGAATTTTCTCTTTTACGAACGGGTGATTATTTAATTAAAATTGTTTGTGAAGGTGATACTGTTGACGAAGTAAAATTTCGCATATTGCCAGATGAAGGTTACACACAAGAAAATCTAGAACAAGAGTTAGCCGGAGATCAAACAGATGAAATTATTAAATACTCTCGCTGA
- the hfq gene encoding RNA chaperone Hfq, translating to MSAKNNIQDQLLNTARKEKIDLTIYLLNGVPLKGKVVSFDNFTIILENDNKQNLVYKHAISTIIPAKPIKLHSDDAPKEAGGV from the coding sequence ATGTCGGCAAAAAATAATATCCAAGACCAACTTCTAAATACAGCAAGAAAGGAGAAAATCGATCTCACCATTTACTTGTTAAACGGAGTTCCGCTGAAAGGAAAGGTTGTCAGCTTTGACAACTTCACAATCATCTTAGAAAACGATAACAAACAGAATTTGGTGTACAAACACGCCATTTCTACCATCATCCCGGCAAAACCAATCAAACTCCACAGCGATGATGCACCGAAGGAAGCGGGAGGGGTCTAA
- the pgsB gene encoding poly-gamma-glutamate synthase PgsB, with the protein MKPNAFLFFLIILVLIVYYTFEYILHNRTIKKFKHRIHVNGTRGKSSVTRLIRAGLSATGMSVFAKTTGTMARMIFPDGTEESISRFGKPSILEQIKILKKAERREAEIVVLECMALEPRYQWASEGQILKSDIGVITNIREDHLEVMGPELSDVAKSLLSACPINGTLITGPTDFESFILEVCEDRKSKAILLKDQNIQSITDEEMAKFSYWEHKENVSVALKVCELLGVSRQNALEAMWKVNPDPGAFSVSPIHFFGKEFIYANAMAANDPDSTKLIWSSVIERFPQYNKRYILFHTREDRPERSRQLAKEFSHWEGYDAVILIGTSTSLAFKYLKTYSKKDIPIFVWEHLSLDGIFESLLSILPKQSLVFGIGNIVGLGMDLSLYLKNRSEHTNE; encoded by the coding sequence ATGAAACCAAACGCTTTTTTATTTTTTCTGATTATCCTTGTTTTAATTGTATATTATACTTTTGAATACATCCTACATAATAGAACCATAAAAAAATTCAAACACCGCATCCATGTAAACGGAACTAGAGGAAAGTCAAGTGTAACAAGACTCATACGAGCAGGTCTTAGTGCAACAGGAATGTCTGTTTTTGCAAAAACAACGGGAACAATGGCTCGTATGATTTTTCCAGACGGAACAGAAGAATCTATATCTCGATTTGGAAAACCTTCCATTTTAGAACAAATTAAAATTCTAAAAAAGGCAGAGCGAAGAGAAGCTGAAATAGTCGTTTTAGAATGTATGGCTTTAGAACCTCGTTATCAATGGGCAAGTGAAGGTCAGATATTAAAATCTGACATTGGAGTGATTACCAATATCAGAGAAGACCATTTAGAAGTGATGGGTCCCGAATTATCTGATGTCGCCAAATCATTGCTATCTGCCTGCCCCATCAACGGCACACTCATTACTGGCCCAACAGATTTTGAATCATTTATTCTTGAAGTATGTGAAGATCGAAAATCAAAAGCAATTTTATTAAAAGATCAAAATATTCAATCAATTACCGACGAAGAGATGGCAAAATTTTCCTACTGGGAACACAAAGAAAATGTTTCTGTCGCCCTAAAGGTCTGTGAGTTATTAGGTGTTAGCCGACAAAATGCTTTGGAAGCAATGTGGAAAGTCAATCCAGACCCTGGCGCATTCTCTGTCTCCCCAATTCACTTTTTTGGAAAAGAATTTATCTATGCGAATGCAATGGCAGCCAATGACCCCGATAGCACAAAACTAATTTGGTCATCTGTAATTGAACGATTTCCACAATATAACAAACGCTACATTTTATTCCACACAAGAGAGGATAGACCGGAAAGAAGTCGCCAACTCGCAAAAGAATTTTCTCATTGGGAAGGATATGATGCAGTCATATTAATCGGAACATCCACTTCCCTAGCATTTAAATATTTAAAAACATATTCCAAAAAAGATATTCCGATTTTTGTTTGGGAACATTTAAGTTTAGATGGAATTTTTGAATCTTTACTTTCTATTCTACCAAAACAATCATTGGTTTTTGGAATCGGAAATATCGTTGGTCTAGGAATGGACTTATCATTATATTTAAAAAACAGGTCGGAACATACGAATGAATGA
- a CDS encoding phosphate signaling complex PhoU family protein, producing MIISKFYYLRKNLYSMAELVLEQVILLSEALEADDYAQAERIVERDDLIDDLEKENDNLSQNAILEAVSNRNILGMGDVDNDIVLKKDPLRFALSAIRITRNMERMGDQVVNCADVFRHKTIRKGLFKNEEPMTLILSRVTTLAGMAIESLVEEKERFMGSVNSLEDELNALCDQAFQKYRSVPDMEKQEFADVYRIILALERLGDYAVNVAEELVRLNTGKDIRHLENVKTKASQFP from the coding sequence ATGATAATCTCGAAGTTTTACTATTTAAGAAAGAATTTGTATTCCATGGCAGAGCTTGTTTTGGAACAGGTGATTCTCTTAAGTGAAGCTTTGGAAGCAGATGATTATGCACAAGCGGAACGGATTGTGGAACGTGACGATCTCATTGATGATTTAGAAAAGGAAAATGACAACCTTTCCCAAAATGCCATTTTGGAAGCGGTGAGTAACCGTAACATCCTCGGAATGGGTGATGTAGACAATGATATTGTTTTGAAAAAAGATCCCCTTCGGTTTGCACTTTCCGCCATTCGGATCACAAGGAATATGGAACGGATGGGGGACCAGGTGGTCAACTGTGCGGATGTATTTCGACATAAAACCATTCGCAAAGGTTTATTCAAAAATGAAGAACCTATGACATTGATTTTATCCCGCGTGACCACTCTTGCTGGTATGGCCATTGAATCTCTCGTGGAAGAAAAAGAAAGATTTATGGGTAGTGTCAATTCCTTAGAAGACGAGCTAAATGCACTTTGTGACCAAGCCTTCCAAAAGTATCGATCTGTTCCTGATATGGAAAAACAAGAATTTGCTGATGTATATCGTATTATTCTCGCCTTAGAAAGGTTAGGTGATTATGCGGTAAACGTGGCTGAAGAACTTGTACGTCTCAATACCGGAAAAGATATCCGCCATTTAGAAAACGTAAAAACAAAAGCCTCTCAATTTCCTTAA
- a CDS encoding mannose-1-phosphate guanylyltransferase, translating to MAKLPKESPVVLIMAGGKGERFWPRSRTNSPKQLQKVYSNKTLLRETIDRALTITSLDRIYIGTNANLKAEILKKDPKFPSTNFILEPEGKNTAPIIALSALYFQKKFGNPNLIVLSADAFIDPIKEFTKTIEQALYETENGMVLLGVKPNRPEVGYGYISTGKPTDVGYTVKAFFEKPDFKTALKYIKKKNFYWNPGIFLFRIETILSELERHAPHILGPLKNGFPFKSFGDLKTAFQMLPSEAIDTAIMEKSNRIRMVEATFNWDDVGSWMSLERILPGDKEKNHHQGKEVLYHKASGNISSVQKELIAFLGVKDLIVVEEPDVLLVTSRDGVGDIKAMLSTMRKNKVLQKYLD from the coding sequence ATGGCAAAATTACCTAAAGAATCCCCGGTTGTCCTCATCATGGCTGGTGGAAAGGGAGAGCGGTTTTGGCCTCGCTCCCGAACCAATTCCCCAAAACAACTTCAGAAAGTTTATTCCAATAAAACCCTCTTACGTGAGACCATTGACCGCGCACTCACCATCACTTCTCTTGATCGAATTTATATTGGAACAAATGCCAACTTAAAAGCGGAGATCCTCAAAAAAGATCCTAAGTTTCCTTCTACAAATTTCATCTTAGAACCAGAGGGAAAAAACACAGCTCCCATCATTGCTCTTTCGGCCCTTTACTTCCAGAAAAAATTCGGAAATCCAAACTTAATCGTATTATCTGCAGATGCTTTTATAGATCCTATCAAGGAATTTACCAAAACCATTGAACAGGCCTTATACGAAACTGAAAATGGCATGGTTCTTTTGGGTGTCAAACCAAACCGTCCGGAAGTAGGTTACGGTTATATTAGTACTGGTAAGCCGACTGATGTTGGTTATACGGTAAAGGCCTTTTTTGAAAAACCAGATTTTAAAACTGCTCTAAAATATATTAAAAAGAAGAATTTTTATTGGAACCCAGGTATTTTCCTTTTTCGCATAGAAACAATTCTTTCTGAATTGGAACGCCACGCGCCTCATATTTTAGGACCACTTAAAAATGGATTTCCATTTAAGAGTTTTGGGGATTTAAAAACCGCATTCCAAATGCTTCCCTCTGAGGCGATTGATACTGCCATTATGGAAAAATCCAATCGGATCCGAATGGTGGAAGCAACCTTCAATTGGGATGATGTAGGGTCTTGGATGTCGCTCGAGAGAATTTTACCAGGTGATAAAGAAAAGAACCACCACCAAGGAAAAGAAGTGCTCTACCATAAGGCTTCAGGAAATATTTCTTCGGTCCAGAAGGAGCTAATAGCCTTTCTTGGAGTGAAAGATCTCATAGTTGTGGAAGAACCAGATGTCCTTCTTGTCACTTCTCGTGATGGAGTGGGTGATATCAAAGCCATGTTATCCACAATGAGGAAAAATAAAGTTTTACAAAAGTACCTCGACTAG
- a CDS encoding methyl-accepting chemotaxis protein, with protein sequence MTPSGHSPNQKRSGFMVSYLLFTNLDPFIFFTGMFLLFGLENFESILKILIYLAPPIIGLHALFFFFKNLEFRKQMRRPEGIIYTEKELKFIRGFSKSGAMNILSTNVGGPILTMFLAYHYGLVKSYGEVGFFILLGIILAMAISSLFFVLVEKELYDVYNQLSLPPLSLFANLLFPIFSTFVIGYFLFAFYVYSQFRSQVDQTHLETICIGLSFFILCMIVILFVVLWNLTGNTSATIRDVSSMLKDFADGDLRSTIKANRTRNEIGQISVYLEEAKTKLNRLITSITNHSVKIEEEAKNLEVLSGDSAEHSQIQAASLEEVAAALEENGSSINGIYSDALEQKKLTASTNESIIHLFTLSSSLKQVSLYAKEKADSVENEVTKSAKSIITTIESIEEVDKNAIEIGKILAIIKEISEQVNLLALNASIEAARAGDMGRGFAVVASEVGKLAERTAFSTKTISDLIKRVSVSTSLSVESVKSANETFKYLSESVNDIISSIDKVNEANLEQIAEVEEIRKQSENIVNRSSSVSFATEEQKKVNEEMSSSVHHLANDTAKLSMMSEKTAKSSAELNSLILELNRELSLFKL encoded by the coding sequence ATGACGCCATCAGGACATTCACCCAATCAGAAAAGATCTGGATTTATGGTTTCCTATCTTCTCTTCACAAACCTTGATCCATTCATTTTTTTTACCGGAATGTTTCTATTATTTGGGTTGGAAAATTTTGAATCGATTCTAAAAATTCTCATCTATTTGGCACCACCAATCATTGGGCTTCATGCCTTATTCTTTTTTTTCAAAAATTTGGAATTTCGAAAACAAATGCGAAGACCCGAAGGGATCATTTATACAGAAAAAGAATTAAAGTTTATTCGTGGATTTTCCAAATCAGGAGCAATGAACATATTATCAACCAACGTTGGTGGACCTATTTTGACGATGTTTCTTGCTTACCATTATGGTTTAGTTAAGTCTTACGGGGAGGTTGGTTTTTTTATCCTTCTTGGAATCATTCTTGCGATGGCAATTTCATCTTTATTTTTTGTTTTGGTTGAGAAGGAATTGTATGACGTGTACAACCAATTGTCATTACCTCCTTTGAGTTTATTTGCAAATTTATTATTCCCTATTTTTTCAACTTTTGTCATTGGTTACTTTCTATTCGCATTTTATGTTTATTCGCAGTTTCGTTCGCAGGTTGATCAAACTCATTTAGAAACAATTTGTATTGGGTTAAGTTTTTTTATTTTATGTATGATCGTAATATTGTTTGTTGTTCTTTGGAATTTGACAGGGAATACTTCTGCAACCATTCGAGATGTATCTTCTATGTTAAAAGATTTTGCCGATGGAGATTTACGATCTACAATTAAGGCGAATCGCACAAGAAATGAAATTGGACAGATTTCTGTATATTTGGAGGAAGCAAAAACAAAGTTAAACCGACTCATTACTTCAATTACAAATCATTCTGTAAAAATAGAGGAAGAAGCTAAAAATTTGGAAGTTTTGTCTGGTGATTCGGCGGAACATTCACAAATCCAAGCGGCATCTTTGGAAGAGGTGGCTGCGGCTTTAGAAGAAAATGGATCCTCTATTAATGGAATTTATTCCGATGCGTTAGAACAGAAAAAATTAACAGCTTCAACAAATGAATCAATCATCCATTTATTTACTTTATCTTCAAGTTTGAAACAGGTTTCTTTGTATGCAAAAGAAAAGGCCGATTCTGTTGAAAATGAAGTAACAAAAAGTGCAAAATCTATCATTACCACAATTGAGTCAATTGAAGAGGTCGATAAAAATGCAATTGAAATTGGTAAAATTTTAGCCATCATAAAAGAAATTTCTGAACAGGTCAATTTACTTGCGTTAAATGCCTCTATTGAGGCAGCAAGGGCCGGTGATATGGGTAGGGGATTTGCTGTTGTTGCTTCTGAAGTTGGAAAACTAGCGGAAAGAACAGCATTTTCCACAAAAACTATATCTGATTTAATCAAACGAGTGTCTGTCTCTACAAGTTTGTCAGTGGAATCCGTTAAATCTGCCAATGAAACATTCAAATATTTATCTGAAAGCGTAAATGACATTATCAGTAGTATTGATAAGGTCAATGAAGCAAATTTAGAACAAATTGCGGAAGTAGAAGAAATTCGTAAACAATCAGAAAATATTGTGAACAGATCTAGTTCAGTTTCATTTGCAACAGAAGAACAAAAAAAAGTAAATGAAGAAATGAGTTCATCGGTTCATCATTTGGCAAATGATACGGCAAAGTTGTCTATGATGTCCGAAAAAACAGCAAAATCTTCTGCTGAATTAAATTCCTTGATTTTAGAATTAAATCGAGAATTATCATTGTTTAAGTTATAA
- a CDS encoding tetratricopeptide repeat protein → MQQDRAPGDLGRNKNKTTETGFLWKLGGLFHSVKKVSQLLFSVSCFFPSFSFVIGFLFLILLVLFAPRNISAGEEDRRNPLSGLYLSPLQVISAEEIQSLDSEKRIPIDEDSGIALREEPKALDPNAQDVPVVPGADTPVDVGVESGPKNLETKIREAEGLLKRYYSQFIEEKRIWEDREKGNVYNSRTEMNDIRLLLWQSTHKNSESYIVRDSPVLYNLHIRLARLYVESEKFAPALRHYLAAFRYHPLEMTEEGFRNGEWQKEDILGYDASSAKEHDRLFNEWKQAEQKLKKTKDEIHIKESNWIRDGKNLSDLMPQSKVWKEDVRIAEENKKSAKQKYDESVNLRYLTYLNQRKQVESSDLYAFANVVKKLEDDNKERLKIVNKLGTAGKGIYVLFDYKRNTDFFAYELILERAYRLWNENPLVLTDIAEQYRQDGKKDRAADFYEKGLTELLKKQNPSEDEKEKIIKSNLRLATINADLKRNIIAGLYYDKYFNLSPDSPEKTRVSYEIGVFFNSQIGDPDRAASFLEYWLERNSKDWNPALDVDTGLTELESIAYYYLSKKDKKHKRNEQERNKLNISFAQWKKLDQKLILAESELKDLVEKKQNLKKDLMVTTLDDILSQYRLMDLKIEDQEAVIRVLETKRKKIPLIKILFRLGVLAEESRDFAKAKEHYEFIIKEGGETDIRVALKELERVKRILETGNIQPPISESI, encoded by the coding sequence ATGCAACAGGACAGGGCCCCAGGTGATCTGGGTAGGAACAAAAACAAAACGACGGAAACTGGATTTCTTTGGAAACTTGGAGGACTTTTTCACTCGGTGAAAAAGGTAAGTCAGTTACTTTTTTCAGTCAGTTGCTTTTTCCCATCTTTCTCCTTCGTGATAGGATTTCTCTTTCTAATTCTTTTGGTTCTTTTTGCGCCAAGGAATATTTCTGCGGGGGAAGAAGATCGGAGAAATCCCTTATCTGGACTTTATCTTTCCCCGTTGCAAGTCATCTCTGCAGAGGAAATCCAAAGTTTAGATTCGGAAAAGCGGATCCCAATTGATGAGGATTCGGGGATTGCCCTCCGGGAAGAGCCGAAAGCCTTAGACCCAAATGCGCAGGATGTTCCTGTCGTTCCGGGAGCCGATACTCCCGTAGATGTTGGTGTTGAATCTGGACCGAAGAATTTAGAAACTAAGATCCGTGAGGCGGAAGGTTTATTAAAACGATATTATAGTCAGTTTATTGAAGAAAAAAGGATTTGGGAAGATCGAGAAAAAGGTAATGTTTATAATTCGCGAACAGAGATGAATGACATTCGCCTTTTGTTATGGCAAAGTACGCATAAAAATTCTGAATCCTATATAGTTCGTGACTCACCTGTATTATACAATCTACATATAAGACTTGCTAGGTTATATGTAGAGTCTGAAAAATTTGCTCCTGCTTTACGTCATTATCTCGCAGCTTTTAGATATCACCCTTTAGAAATGACAGAAGAGGGATTTCGAAATGGGGAATGGCAAAAAGAAGATATACTTGGTTATGATGCTTCTTCTGCAAAGGAACATGATCGTTTATTTAACGAATGGAAACAGGCAGAACAAAAATTAAAAAAAACAAAAGATGAGATTCATATTAAAGAAAGTAACTGGATACGAGATGGAAAAAATTTATCTGATTTAATGCCTCAGTCAAAGGTCTGGAAAGAAGATGTCCGAATAGCAGAAGAAAATAAAAAATCAGCTAAACAAAAATATGATGAATCAGTGAACCTTCGTTATTTGACGTATCTGAATCAACGAAAACAAGTTGAATCCAGCGATTTGTATGCATTTGCAAATGTCGTAAAAAAATTAGAAGATGATAACAAGGAAAGACTTAAAATTGTAAATAAGCTTGGAACCGCAGGGAAAGGAATATATGTTTTGTTCGATTATAAGAGAAACACTGATTTTTTTGCATATGAATTAATTTTAGAAAGAGCTTACCGATTATGGAATGAAAATCCTTTAGTCTTAACTGATATTGCGGAACAATACCGACAAGACGGTAAAAAGGATAGGGCCGCAGATTTTTATGAAAAGGGTTTGACTGAACTTTTAAAAAAACAAAATCCATCTGAGGATGAAAAAGAAAAAATTATCAAATCAAATCTTCGTTTGGCTACGATTAATGCTGACTTAAAGCGAAATATCATTGCTGGTCTGTATTATGATAAATATTTTAATTTATCCCCGGATTCTCCTGAGAAAACCAGAGTTTCCTATGAAATTGGAGTTTTTTTTAACTCTCAAATTGGAGATCCGGATCGTGCGGCATCTTTTTTAGAGTATTGGTTAGAACGAAATAGTAAAGATTGGAACCCTGCATTGGATGTAGATACAGGCCTTACCGAATTAGAATCAATCGCTTATTATTATCTTAGCAAAAAAGATAAAAAGCATAAACGGAATGAACAGGAACGTAACAAACTTAATATTTCATTTGCTCAATGGAAAAAGTTAGATCAAAAATTGATTTTAGCTGAAAGTGAACTAAAAGACTTAGTCGAGAAAAAACAAAATCTTAAAAAAGATTTGATGGTGACTACTTTGGATGATATCCTCTCGCAATATCGTTTAATGGATTTAAAAATTGAAGACCAAGAAGCCGTCATTCGCGTATTAGAAACAAAAAGAAAAAAGATCCCTTTGATTAAAATATTGTTTCGTTTAGGTGTTTTGGCTGAAGAGTCAAGAGACTTCGCGAAAGCAAAGGAGCACTATGAATTCATTATCAAAGAGGGAGGGGAAACCGACATTCGAGTGGCTCTAAAAGAATTGGAACGTGTTAAACGTATTTTAGAAACAGGAAATATTCAGCCACCTATCAGCGAGAGTATTTAA